The following are encoded in a window of Scleropages formosus chromosome 7, fSclFor1.1, whole genome shotgun sequence genomic DNA:
- the LOC108928009 gene encoding 1-phosphatidylinositol 4,5-bisphosphate phosphodiesterase delta-1-like isoform X1 has protein sequence MMQCLRREPKRSRSDELVYEAHRKAAASENGRLIGLEGDADLQFLLAGGELLKVRSNSWKKNRTFKLQEDCRTIWQESRKAMRSSQTFSIDDIEAVRLGRQSEGLQKYTEEALEDRCFSIIFKGRRKNLDLIASSKEDACKWVTSLEKVITNLRNLSSKQKTEHWIYNCMRNADKNSDNKMSLKELKHFLHQINIEVDDEYAQMLFAKCDKSKSGQLEGSEIEYFYKLLTAREEIDVIYDKYAQTNRQMSAKDLLSFLQNEQQEGVSLDDALKLIEKYEVDNAAKEKQQMTKDGFLMYLHQPEGMILNPAHKDVYQDMTQPLSHYFISSSHNTYLMEDQLKGPSSTEAYIRALMKSCRCVELDCWDGSDGEPIIYHGYTLTSKILFKDVIKAIKEYAFKTSEYPVILSLENHCSLEQQKLMAKHMTSILGDALLAKPLGDEMPTTFPSPEELKGRFLIKGKRLNKLEEAFSPSSTTDENESISEDDEAADMVEDAEKKPKKSKKMKLAKELSDLVIYCKSVHFQGFEHARESQEFYEMSSFKEGKAEKLAEESANEFVCHNVDKLSRIYPAGSRADSSNYNPVPLWTAGCQIVALNFQTPSDEMDLNQGWFLPNGMSGYLMKPEFLRDRASEFNPVNLTKGKWLQHKTLHVMVISAQQLPKINKKKESSIVDPLVRVEIHGVPADAASRETDYIEDNGFNPMWNENFQFDVCVPELALVRFVVEDYDSTSQNDLIGQYTLPFTSLQNGYRHVPLLTKNGDIIPSAALFVHIMAVEAE, from the exons ATGATGCAGTGTTTACGGAGAGAGCCGAAGAGGAGCCGCTCCGACGAGCTGGTGTACGAGGCGCACCGCAAGGCGGCGGCGAGCGAGAACGGGAGGCTGATCG GCTTGGAAGGGGATGCTGACCTCCAGTTTCTGCTTGCGGGGGGGGAGCTCCTGAAGGTGCGCTCCAACTCCTGGAAGAAGAATCGCACCTTCAAGCTGCAGGAGGACTGCAGAACCATATGGCAGGAGTCCCGTAAAGCCATGAGGTCCAGCCAAACAT TCTCCATCGATGATATCGAGGCGGTGCGGCTGGGCCGGCAGTCCGAAGGCCTTCAGAAGTATACGGAGGAAGCCCTGGAAGACCGCTGCTTCTCCATTATCTTCAAGGGCCGCCGCAAGAACCTGGATCTCATTGCCAGCTCGAAGGAGGACGCCTGCAAGTGGGTCACCAGCCTGGAGAAGGTCATCACCAACCTACGCAATCTGAGCAGCAAGCAGAAGACGGAGCA CTGGATCTACAACTGCATGCGCAATGCTGACAAAAACAGCGACAACAAAATGAGCCTGAAGGAACTCAAGCACTTCCTGCACCAGATCAACATAGAAGTTGATGACGAATATGCTCAGATGCTCTTTGCG AAATGTGACAAGTCCAAGTCAGGACAATTGGAAGGTTCTGAAATCGAATATTTCTACAAACTTCTGACCGCGCGGGAGGAAATCGATGTCATCTATGACAAGTATGCccagacaaacagacagatgaGTGCCAAGGACCTTCTCAGCTTCCTGCAGAATGAGCAACAAGAAGGTGTTTCCTTGGATGATGCCCTGAAGCTCATAGAGAAGTATGAGGTGGACAATGCAG CCAAGGAGAAGCAGCAAATGACTAAGGATGGATTCCTGATGTACCTACACCAGCCGGAGGGCATGATCTTAAATCCTGCCCACAAAGATGTTTACCAGGACATGACCCAGCCCCTTAGCCATTACTTCATCTCTTCCTCTCACAACACCTACCTGATGGAGGATCAGCTGAAGGGCCCTAGCAGCACAGAGGCCTACATAAG GGCTTTAATGAAGAGCTGCCGCTGCGTGGAGCTCGACTGCTGGGACGGGTCAGATGGCGAGCCGATCATCTACCATGGCTACACGCTCACCTCCAAGATTCTGTTCAAAGATGTCATCAAAGCTATTAAGGAGTATGCCTTTAAG ACCTCGGAGTACCCGGTGATCCTCTCCCTGGAGAACCACTGCAGCCTGGAGCAACAGAAGCTCATGGCCAAACACATGACTTCCATCTTGGGTGATGCTCTGCTTGCCAAGCCCCTAGGAGATGAGATGCCCACAACTTTCCCTTCACCTGAG GAGCTGAAAGGCCGGTTCCTGATAAAGGGGAAGCGTCTGAACAAGCTGGAGGAGGCCTTCAGCCCCAGCAGCACGACGGATGAGAACGAGAGCATATCAGAGGATGACGAGGCCGCCGACATGGTGGAGGACGCGGAGAAGAAGCCGAAG AAGTCAAAGAAGATGAAACTGGCAAAGGAGCTTTCTGACCTTGTCATCTACTGCAAGAGCGTCCACTTCCAAGGATTCGAGCATGCGAGAGAGAGCCAGGAGTTTTACGAGATGTCCTCCTTCAAGGAGGGCAAGGCGGAGAAACTGGCGGAGGAGTCAG CAAATGAGTTCGTTTGTCACAACGTGGACAAGCTGAGCCGGATCTACCCAGCAGGGTCCAGAGCGGACTCGTCCAACTATAATCCCGTTCCCCTGTGGACTGCTGGCTGTCAAATAG TGGCCTTGAACTTCCAGACACCCTCTGATGAGATGGACCTGAACCAGGGCTGGTTCTTGCCCAACGGTATGAGCGGCTACCTCATGAAGCCGGAGTTCCTGCGGGACCGCGCGTCTGAATTCAACCCGGTCAACCTGACAAAGGGGAAGTGGCTGCAGCACAAGACTCTCCACGTCATG GTCATTTCAGCCCAGCAACTGCCCAAAATTAACAAGAAAAAGGAGTCCTCCATAGTAGACCCTCTGGTGAGGGTGGAGATCCACGGCGTACCCGCTGATGCGGCCAGCAGAGAGACAGACTACATTGAGGACAACG GGTTCAATCCGATGTGGAACGAAAACTTCCAGTTTGACGTCTGCGTGCCCGAACTGGCGCTGGTGCGTTTTGTGGTGGAGGACTACGATTCCACTTCTCAGAACGACCTCATTGGACAGTACACACTGCCCTTCACCAGTTTACAGAACG GATACCGACACGTCCCCCTGCTCACAAAGAACGGCGACATCATCCCCTCAGCGGCACTCTTTGTTCACATCATGGCGGTAGAGGCTGAGTAG
- the LOC108928009 gene encoding 1-phosphatidylinositol 4,5-bisphosphate phosphodiesterase delta-1-like isoform X2 has protein sequence MELNGSAGKQGLEGDADLQFLLAGGELLKVRSNSWKKNRTFKLQEDCRTIWQESRKAMRSSQTFSIDDIEAVRLGRQSEGLQKYTEEALEDRCFSIIFKGRRKNLDLIASSKEDACKWVTSLEKVITNLRNLSSKQKTEHWIYNCMRNADKNSDNKMSLKELKHFLHQINIEVDDEYAQMLFAKCDKSKSGQLEGSEIEYFYKLLTAREEIDVIYDKYAQTNRQMSAKDLLSFLQNEQQEGVSLDDALKLIEKYEVDNAAKEKQQMTKDGFLMYLHQPEGMILNPAHKDVYQDMTQPLSHYFISSSHNTYLMEDQLKGPSSTEAYIRALMKSCRCVELDCWDGSDGEPIIYHGYTLTSKILFKDVIKAIKEYAFKTSEYPVILSLENHCSLEQQKLMAKHMTSILGDALLAKPLGDEMPTTFPSPEELKGRFLIKGKRLNKLEEAFSPSSTTDENESISEDDEAADMVEDAEKKPKKSKKMKLAKELSDLVIYCKSVHFQGFEHARESQEFYEMSSFKEGKAEKLAEESANEFVCHNVDKLSRIYPAGSRADSSNYNPVPLWTAGCQIVALNFQTPSDEMDLNQGWFLPNGMSGYLMKPEFLRDRASEFNPVNLTKGKWLQHKTLHVMVISAQQLPKINKKKESSIVDPLVRVEIHGVPADAASRETDYIEDNGFNPMWNENFQFDVCVPELALVRFVVEDYDSTSQNDLIGQYTLPFTSLQNGYRHVPLLTKNGDIIPSAALFVHIMAVEAE, from the exons GCTTGGAAGGGGATGCTGACCTCCAGTTTCTGCTTGCGGGGGGGGAGCTCCTGAAGGTGCGCTCCAACTCCTGGAAGAAGAATCGCACCTTCAAGCTGCAGGAGGACTGCAGAACCATATGGCAGGAGTCCCGTAAAGCCATGAGGTCCAGCCAAACAT TCTCCATCGATGATATCGAGGCGGTGCGGCTGGGCCGGCAGTCCGAAGGCCTTCAGAAGTATACGGAGGAAGCCCTGGAAGACCGCTGCTTCTCCATTATCTTCAAGGGCCGCCGCAAGAACCTGGATCTCATTGCCAGCTCGAAGGAGGACGCCTGCAAGTGGGTCACCAGCCTGGAGAAGGTCATCACCAACCTACGCAATCTGAGCAGCAAGCAGAAGACGGAGCA CTGGATCTACAACTGCATGCGCAATGCTGACAAAAACAGCGACAACAAAATGAGCCTGAAGGAACTCAAGCACTTCCTGCACCAGATCAACATAGAAGTTGATGACGAATATGCTCAGATGCTCTTTGCG AAATGTGACAAGTCCAAGTCAGGACAATTGGAAGGTTCTGAAATCGAATATTTCTACAAACTTCTGACCGCGCGGGAGGAAATCGATGTCATCTATGACAAGTATGCccagacaaacagacagatgaGTGCCAAGGACCTTCTCAGCTTCCTGCAGAATGAGCAACAAGAAGGTGTTTCCTTGGATGATGCCCTGAAGCTCATAGAGAAGTATGAGGTGGACAATGCAG CCAAGGAGAAGCAGCAAATGACTAAGGATGGATTCCTGATGTACCTACACCAGCCGGAGGGCATGATCTTAAATCCTGCCCACAAAGATGTTTACCAGGACATGACCCAGCCCCTTAGCCATTACTTCATCTCTTCCTCTCACAACACCTACCTGATGGAGGATCAGCTGAAGGGCCCTAGCAGCACAGAGGCCTACATAAG GGCTTTAATGAAGAGCTGCCGCTGCGTGGAGCTCGACTGCTGGGACGGGTCAGATGGCGAGCCGATCATCTACCATGGCTACACGCTCACCTCCAAGATTCTGTTCAAAGATGTCATCAAAGCTATTAAGGAGTATGCCTTTAAG ACCTCGGAGTACCCGGTGATCCTCTCCCTGGAGAACCACTGCAGCCTGGAGCAACAGAAGCTCATGGCCAAACACATGACTTCCATCTTGGGTGATGCTCTGCTTGCCAAGCCCCTAGGAGATGAGATGCCCACAACTTTCCCTTCACCTGAG GAGCTGAAAGGCCGGTTCCTGATAAAGGGGAAGCGTCTGAACAAGCTGGAGGAGGCCTTCAGCCCCAGCAGCACGACGGATGAGAACGAGAGCATATCAGAGGATGACGAGGCCGCCGACATGGTGGAGGACGCGGAGAAGAAGCCGAAG AAGTCAAAGAAGATGAAACTGGCAAAGGAGCTTTCTGACCTTGTCATCTACTGCAAGAGCGTCCACTTCCAAGGATTCGAGCATGCGAGAGAGAGCCAGGAGTTTTACGAGATGTCCTCCTTCAAGGAGGGCAAGGCGGAGAAACTGGCGGAGGAGTCAG CAAATGAGTTCGTTTGTCACAACGTGGACAAGCTGAGCCGGATCTACCCAGCAGGGTCCAGAGCGGACTCGTCCAACTATAATCCCGTTCCCCTGTGGACTGCTGGCTGTCAAATAG TGGCCTTGAACTTCCAGACACCCTCTGATGAGATGGACCTGAACCAGGGCTGGTTCTTGCCCAACGGTATGAGCGGCTACCTCATGAAGCCGGAGTTCCTGCGGGACCGCGCGTCTGAATTCAACCCGGTCAACCTGACAAAGGGGAAGTGGCTGCAGCACAAGACTCTCCACGTCATG GTCATTTCAGCCCAGCAACTGCCCAAAATTAACAAGAAAAAGGAGTCCTCCATAGTAGACCCTCTGGTGAGGGTGGAGATCCACGGCGTACCCGCTGATGCGGCCAGCAGAGAGACAGACTACATTGAGGACAACG GGTTCAATCCGATGTGGAACGAAAACTTCCAGTTTGACGTCTGCGTGCCCGAACTGGCGCTGGTGCGTTTTGTGGTGGAGGACTACGATTCCACTTCTCAGAACGACCTCATTGGACAGTACACACTGCCCTTCACCAGTTTACAGAACG GATACCGACACGTCCCCCTGCTCACAAAGAACGGCGACATCATCCCCTCAGCGGCACTCTTTGTTCACATCATGGCGGTAGAGGCTGAGTAG
- the LOC108928017 gene encoding CTD small phosphatase-like protein isoform X3, whose amino-acid sequence MDNTSIITQVSNPKEEEIISSSQEKVSQSNSSLKKQRSRSIFSTFFCCFRSYNVEPPSSNNNTSSLPPPVEENGTLPKPPTKYLLPEMNISDYGKKCVVIDLDETLVHSSFKPISNADFIVPVEIDGTVHQVYVLKRPHVDEFLQKMGELFECVLFTASLAKYADPVADLLDQWGVFRARLFRESCVFHRGNYVKDLSRLGRELSSVIIVDNSPASYIFHPENAVPVQSWFDDMTDTELLDLLPFFEGLSREQDVYSVLQNLRSR is encoded by the exons TTTCCCAGTCCAACAGCAGCTTGAAGAAACAAAGGAGCAGGAGCATCTTCAGTACTTTCTTTTGCTGCTTCCGGAGCTACAATGTGGAGCCTCCTTCCTCCAACAATAACACCAGCTCCCTGCCACCCCCTGTGGAGGAGAATGGGACTCTGCCCAAG CCACCAACCAAATACCTCCTGCCCGAGATGAACATATCGGACTACGGCAAGAAATGCGTGGTGATCGACTTAGACGAAACCCTGGTGCACAGCTCGTTCAAG CCCATTAGCAATGCAGACTTCATCGTGCCTGTGGAGATCGATGGTACAGTTCATCAG GTCTACGTGCTGAAAAGGCCACACGTGGACGAGTTTCTACAGAAGATGGGCGAGCTGTTCGAGTGCGTTCTCTTCACGGCAAGTTTGGCCAAG tacGCTGACCCCGTGGCAGACCTCCTGGACCAGTGGGGGGTGTTCCGAGCACGGCTCTTCAGGGAGTCCTGCGTGTTTCACCGTGGGAACTACGTCAAAGACCTCAGCCGGCTTGGGAGGGAGCTCAGTAGCGTGATCATAGTGGACAACTCGCCGGCGTCGTACATCTTCCATCCTGAGAATGCC GTCCCGGTGCAGTCGTGGTTTGACGACATGACGGATACGGAGCTCCTGGACCTCCTCCCCTTCTTCGAAGGACTGAGCAGAGAACAGGATGTCTACAGCGTCCTGCAGAACTTGAGGAGCAGGTAG
- the LOC108928017 gene encoding CTD small phosphatase-like protein isoform X2 — protein MDNTSIITQVSNPKEEEIISSSQEKVSQSNSSLKKQRSRSIFSTFFCCFRSYNVEPPSSNNNTSSLPPPVEENGTLPKCDPVQVIPIPSPPTKYLLPEMNISDYGKKCVVIDLDETLVHSSFKPISNADFIVPVEIDGTVHQVYVLKRPHVDEFLQKMGELFECVLFTASLAKYADPVADLLDQWGVFRARLFRESCVFHRGNYVKDLSRLGRELSSVIIVDNSPASYIFHPENAVPVQSWFDDMTDTELLDLLPFFEGLSREQDVYSVLQNLRSR, from the exons TTTCCCAGTCCAACAGCAGCTTGAAGAAACAAAGGAGCAGGAGCATCTTCAGTACTTTCTTTTGCTGCTTCCGGAGCTACAATGTGGAGCCTCCTTCCTCCAACAATAACACCAGCTCCCTGCCACCCCCTGTGGAGGAGAATGGGACTCTGCCCAAG TGTGACCCGGTCCAGGTCATTCCCATCCCCAGT CCACCAACCAAATACCTCCTGCCCGAGATGAACATATCGGACTACGGCAAGAAATGCGTGGTGATCGACTTAGACGAAACCCTGGTGCACAGCTCGTTCAAG CCCATTAGCAATGCAGACTTCATCGTGCCTGTGGAGATCGATGGTACAGTTCATCAG GTCTACGTGCTGAAAAGGCCACACGTGGACGAGTTTCTACAGAAGATGGGCGAGCTGTTCGAGTGCGTTCTCTTCACGGCAAGTTTGGCCAAG tacGCTGACCCCGTGGCAGACCTCCTGGACCAGTGGGGGGTGTTCCGAGCACGGCTCTTCAGGGAGTCCTGCGTGTTTCACCGTGGGAACTACGTCAAAGACCTCAGCCGGCTTGGGAGGGAGCTCAGTAGCGTGATCATAGTGGACAACTCGCCGGCGTCGTACATCTTCCATCCTGAGAATGCC GTCCCGGTGCAGTCGTGGTTTGACGACATGACGGATACGGAGCTCCTGGACCTCCTCCCCTTCTTCGAAGGACTGAGCAGAGAACAGGATGTCTACAGCGTCCTGCAGAACTTGAGGAGCAGGTAG
- the LOC108928017 gene encoding CTD small phosphatase-like protein isoform X1, giving the protein MRARAHTHTHTHTHTHTQTQGCVRLQIQVLTQTINIQQRDILVREMTQEQRFFFIIISSGFSPPFYLISPSPIELRPAPFSPRHFNQTSAGHERISDGRFSRKYPISRKGGGRRSLSEKALINKPISNADFIVPVEIDGTVHQVYVLKRPHVDEFLQKMGELFECVLFTASLAKYADPVADLLDQWGVFRARLFRESCVFHRGNYVKDLSRLGRELSSVIIVDNSPASYIFHPENAVPVQSWFDDMTDTELLDLLPFFEGLSREQDVYSVLQNLRSR; this is encoded by the exons atgcgtgcgcgcgcacacacacacacacacacacacacacacacacacacacaaacacaggggtGTGTCCGTCTGCAGATTCAAGTCCTCACACAGACCATCAACATTCAGCAGCGAGACATTTTAGTTAGAGAGATGACTCAagagcagagatttttttttattattatttcttcaggattttccccccctttttattTGATATCCCCGAGTCCTATTGAGTTAAGACCTGCTCCTTTCTCTCCACGGCATTTCAATCAAACGTCAGCGGGACACGAAAGGATTTCAGATGGCCGATTTTCCAGAAAATATCCAATCAGTAGAAAGGGAGGTGGACGGAGGAGCCTTTCTGAAAAAGCGCTTATTAACAAA CCCATTAGCAATGCAGACTTCATCGTGCCTGTGGAGATCGATGGTACAGTTCATCAG GTCTACGTGCTGAAAAGGCCACACGTGGACGAGTTTCTACAGAAGATGGGCGAGCTGTTCGAGTGCGTTCTCTTCACGGCAAGTTTGGCCAAG tacGCTGACCCCGTGGCAGACCTCCTGGACCAGTGGGGGGTGTTCCGAGCACGGCTCTTCAGGGAGTCCTGCGTGTTTCACCGTGGGAACTACGTCAAAGACCTCAGCCGGCTTGGGAGGGAGCTCAGTAGCGTGATCATAGTGGACAACTCGCCGGCGTCGTACATCTTCCATCCTGAGAATGCC GTCCCGGTGCAGTCGTGGTTTGACGACATGACGGATACGGAGCTCCTGGACCTCCTCCCCTTCTTCGAAGGACTGAGCAGAGAACAGGATGTCTACAGCGTCCTGCAGAACTTGAGGAGCAGGTAG